The nucleotide sequence ACTGTGTAGTGGCATAGGCCCAGACATAACCTTTCTTCGGTTTTTTATCATTCTCACCCATCCGCATGATGGTGACCGGTGTTTCATCTGCATGCAGCACCTGCTGTTGTAGTACCACCTCTTTTAAGGCATTGGCCAGAGGTTCCAGTTCTACACCGCAGCGACCTATCCAGTCAGATAACGTTGATCTAGAAAGCTCGATTCCCGCCCGCTGATAGATCAGACGTTGACGGTACAGCGGTAAATGATCGGCATACTTCGATACCAGCACATGGCTGAGCAGTTCAGGTGAAGCAATGCCTTTATCAATCACATAGGCAGGCATCGCTTGCTGAGTCAGGGTGTCACACTGATCACAGACCCATTTGCCACGGACATGCTGTTCCTTATAGAACTGTGCCGGTCTGAAATGCAGTTTTTCACTGATATCTTCGCCGATACGACGTAACTGGCAGCCACAACTGCATTGGGTTGATGCTGGTTCATGCTCAATACGAATGGTGTGTAGATGATCGGGCAGCAGTCGACGTTTAGGTTTGTTGACTGTGGCTTTCTCTGTCGCTGCATCGGTTTTATCTGCATTTAATCGTTCTAATTCTAGATCAACCGCGGCAATATCTTCTTCGACCGCTTCATCCCAGAGATGGATTTGTTTTGCGGTGAGATGTTCGTTTTTACTGCCGAATTTGTGCTGTTTAAACAGCGCCAGTTCATGCTCGTATTTTTGATTGAGAATGGAAAGATGTTGAACTTGAGCATCTAATTGCTGATTGGTGACTTCAAGATGCTGAACTTTGGTATCTAATTGTTGGTTTGATTTTTCTAATTCTTGATTTGATTGTGCCAGAGACTGATGCTGCATTGCCAACTGCCGGGTGAATTCCAGCAGTTGTTCATGGGTCAGTTGGCTTAAGTCAGGCAGCGTATTCATGACCGCAGTATGCCTGAGGTCATGAGAAGAATGAAATAGAACGTTTGGAGAATAGCAGAATGGAACAGCCTGGTTTAAAGCATCGTCACCACCTGCTGTCGTCCAATGCGCTGCCAGGGCAAACCTTGGATCAGTGCCTGTAACTGTTCCGGACTGATCGCCATGCTTTCACCCTGGTGAACCTGCGCCCAGTGGAATTTTCCCTGTTCCAGCCGCCGGGCACACAGCCAGATGCCCAGTCCATCATGTACCAGCACTTTCATGCGATGGCCACGTTTATTACAGAACAGGTAAGCACAATGCGGTTTGATGTAGCCAAAGGCTCTCACCACCTGAGCCATGATAGTATCCATACCTGCACGCATGTCCAGAGGTTGGGTGGAGAGCCAGATTTCATCAATGCGGATCATGTTGCAAGTGCCTTGAGTAATTCTGCTAAAGCAGATATTTCTGATACTTGCCATTTCAAGCCAATTTCTGCTTTTGAGTGGGGTAAAGTAATTTGAACCGTTAACATGTCAGTAGGAGTAGGATCTAATGGTGCAGAGCAAGATAAGGCAATAAATGCAGGTTTATTCGGTAGTGGTGAGCGATCATTCCCTGGCTTACCATCAATTAAGCGAATCCATTTGGATACAAGATTTGTATTCAATCCATGTTGCAAAGCGACCGAAGCAATTGAAACGTCCGGTGCTTTACAAGCCTGAACGATCTGCTGTTTAAATTCAGCACTGTATGTTCTTCGTTTTTTCGCAAGAGATGCGATGGATGTCTGGTGATTTGTAGTCATAAATTTTAGTCCCCACTTGTTTTTAAGTGGGGACTAAATTAAGGCTTATAGGATCGCTTGGTAAGGCTGTGTTAGCCGGATGCTTACGTCGAGACACAATCAAAGCCAGATACATCACACCAAAAAACATCTGGATCATAGCCAACATTCTGGCAAAAGGACTCACAGGTATGGTATCTGCTAATCCTGTGGCGGATTGTACGCTAAAACTCAAGAATAATAAGTCCAGCCAAGGCTGATAAGCTTGAAGATCTGGGTCAGCAAAACTATATGGAATCAATAACTGGCAAATACTATAAAGAAAGGCAAAGCCCCAAGCCATTAAGGTAAAAGCAGCCCCTGCTGCAAATAATTCATCTTTAGTTAGATAACGGTCGTGAAACATATAACGTAATAGACCATAGGATGCACTGAAATAAGCACAGGCTTCAAAGGCATGCGCGGTAATTAATACCCAGACCTGTTTCACGCCTAATAAAACCAGTGATGAAAAGAACAGTGCACCAATAACAAAGCTTAATCCTAGTATGGTAAATACGGGGGTTTGACGAATGACTCGGGCAATCACCAGCAAAACCAATACGCCTATTACCCAAGTCGCGGCCCGATAAGGAGCATACTCATAGCTCAGTACTGATAGGATCAGGATAATGAATTGCAGACAAAGCAGCCAAGCAGAAGGCAGGCGCTTAAAGGTCGTCCAGCACATTAACCAAGTTTGTTTCATCTAATCCTTCTTTTTCATGACACTACACATCTGCAGCTTTATTTTTATCTTTCTAAACTTAGCATGTAATTAGTGGCTTGAAGAGCTGTACTTTGTAGCAAAATGATGTATTAATTTCAAAAATAAATATTTAAATATGCTGAATAATCTATTCAGTGAATGCGAATTTCTTGTAGCTCTTCAGACGGATTAAACCAACATTTAAATTGAAGACCAGATAAAATTACGCTCAATTTTATGATTCTTATAATTTGATCTTTGTTGCATGAAAGACGATCTCAATAAAAAAGGACGCAGTTTGCATCCTTTTTTATTCGGCTAGCCAAGTGAAAGAACTTAGCGCACCCTGCTCAAGAAGTGTAGATGCCTTTCATACTGATCCAGAATATCCTGTAACAGATCTTCTCGCGTCCATTCCATCACATCATAGTTTTGTCCACCTTCATTAAGGAAGACTTCAGCCTGGAAGTGTTGTCCTGAATCTTCATCCTGAGACGGCATAAAACTTGGTGGTAAGATCTGGCGCGCAACTACAGCATAGACAAAATTCGCTTCATCCTGATGGTCTACTCGCAAGCATAGCCCCTGCTCTATTTCATCAATAACCACGGCATGATGACGGCGTTGAAACTCTTTCTGAATACTTAAAAATGCCTGTCTGACTTCCGACTGGATATACTCCGTTACTTCCTGCTCATCATGAGCATAATGCATGATCAGTCCCAGACGCTGTTGCCAGCTACGCGGATTATGAATGGCTCGTGGGGTTATCCGGGCTTCTTGTAAGGCTTGCATTTTCGTGACTTCCAGCCGTAGTGCCTTAATCAGTCCCCAACTAATTACCAACATGATCAAGGTAAACGGTAAGGCACTGAGCATTGTGGCTGATTGTAATGCAGCTAGGCCACCTGCATACAATAAGACGATTGCCAGTAAAGCCATGATCACTGTCCAGAATAGACGTTGCCAGGTAGGAGACTGATCAGATTTAGCCGTCAGATAATCGGTGACCAGTGCACCAGAATCAGCGGAAGTCACAAAAAACAGCATCACCAGAAGTGTGGCAACTACGCTCATCACGGCTGAGAAAGGCATTCCATGCAGAAATTCAAACAGCGCTACAGATGAATCACGCTGTACCGCCTGCATCAGGTTAATATTGGCTTCTTGCAAAATGCTGTATAGCGCTGCATTCCCCATAAAGCCCATCCAGATTAGGGTAAAGCCGGTTGGAATCAGTAACACCCCCACAATAAATTCACGGACAGTTCGGCCTCGAGATACGCGGGCAATGAACATCCCAACAAATGGTGACCAGGAAATCCACCAGGCCCAATACATGATGGTCCATCCACCAATCCAGCCACTGGACTGATAGGCATAGAGATTAAAGGTCATACTGAACAGGCTTGACGCATACTGTCCGACATTCTGAATAGTTGTTTGAAGTAGATAAATCGTTGGTCCAGCCAGGAAAACAAACAGCAATAGCCCTAAAGCCAGAACTAGATTGAGCTCGGATAAGCGCTTGATGCCTTTATCCAGACCAAAAAATACTGAGAGTGAAGCCATGGCACTGACAATAATGATCAGGATGACCTGTACTCCGGTACTTTGCTCGATGCCAAACAGATAGTTCAGACCAGAATTAATCTGCGTGACCCCAAAACCCAGAGTAGTGGCGACACCAAATACGGTTCCGATGGTCGCGAAGATATCCACACTATCCCCGATCGGACCATAAATTCGTTTGCCAATTAAAGGATAAAGAGCCGAGCGTATTTTCAAAGGCAGCTGATGCCGATAAGCAAAATAAGCTAGTGATAATCCGACAAGTGTATAGATCGCCCAGGCATGGAGTCCCCAATGGAAGAAGGTAACCCGCATCGCCTGCTGTGCCGCCTGAATGGTTTCCGGTTCACCCGATGGAGGCGTGACATAGTGCATCACCGGTTCAGCCACACCGAAGAACATCAACCCAATCCCCATGCCCGCTGTAAACAGCATGGCAAACCAGGAGGTATTTTTATAATCCGGGATGCTATGGTCTGGACCCAGCTTGATCCTGCCCATATCAGACAATGCAATGAAAATCAGGAGAATCAGAAAAATTGCCACAGACAAGACATAGAACCAGCTAAAAGAGGTCGTCACCCACTGGTTCAGTTGCTGGGTCATCAGTTCAAACGAATTTGGTGCCAAGACCACCATTAGAAGAAATAGTCCAATAATGATGACAGTTGTTAAAAACACACGAGGATTCACATTGGAATACCAGGATGTGATTCTGGAAGACATATCCACTCCATTTTTGCTTTTTATTTATCCGACCAGATTGGTCACACAGGCATTACTCAAAAAAGAAGACATGAGTAAAAAGAACGCGTTTCGATCACATATCGAAACTTAATTAATAGGATAAGTTATTGTTCTTATTCACTTGGTTGTACTCCTGTTCCCTTCTCGTAACTTAAAAGCGAAAAGCCTTGATCTATTTTGTTTATCAAAGGCCCTAAAATCTTGCTCTAGAAACACAGGAATCATGCAATGAAATACTGCATCAGCATCAAAACATCCAGGCAATAAAAAAGTCCCTTACGGGACTTCTTTATGGAGAATCAAATCATCTTAGTGATCAGATGCACCTGAGATACCGATACCTGTTTGCGAACGTACAAACTGTGCATCGAATGCTTTGCGTTCTGCTTGAGCCTGTGCCGAATTATCAGTCACAGAGAACAACCAGCAGCAGAAGAACGACAACGGCATTGCGAAGATCGCTGGGCCATTGAATGGGTTCACTGCAGTTTCTGCAATACCCAGTGTATCTACCCAAACTGCTTTAGACAGTACAATCAGTACTACTGCAGTCACCAGACCTACGATACCACCAATCACCGCACCACGAGTGGTTAAGCCTTTCCAGAACATGGACAGTACCAGTACCGGGAAGTTGGCACATGCTGCAACCGAGAATGCCAGACCTACCATGAAAGCAACGTTCTGTTTCTCGAACAGGATACCCAGAATCATCGCGAAGATAGCAAGACCAAGAGTCGCGATCTTAGACATACGCAGTTCAGATTCAGGCGTGGTTTGACCTTTCTTGAATACGTTCGCGTACAAGTCATGTGAAATTGCTGAAGCACCTGACAGGGTCAGACCCGCTACAACCGCAAGAATGGTTGCGAATGCGACTGCTGAAATAAAGCCCATAAACAGGTCACCACCCACTGCATCTGCAAGGTGAACCGCCGCCATGTTGTTACCACCTACAAGCTGTAACTTACCTGTAAGTGCCATTTTTGCAACATCCAGGAATTGCGGGTTATTCGCAACGTACAGGATCGCACCAAAACCGATGATGAATGTCAGCAGGTAGAAGTAACCAATAAAGCCTGTTGCAACCACAACTGATTTGCGTGCTTCTTTCGCATCTTTTACGGTAAAGAAACGCATCAGGATGTGTGGCAGACCGGCAGTACCGAACATCAGCGCAAGACCAAGAGAAATCGCATCGACCGGATTAGACGCCAGACTACCTGGGCCCATGATTTTGGTTGCATCAGCCAGGTTCAGGTCATGCACTTTTGAATAAACACCGATTGCTTGTTCAAACATGTTGGTGAAACTGAAACCTACGCCTTTCATGACCATGAATGCCATGAAAGTTGCGCCAGACAGCAGCATTACCGCTTTAATAATCTGTACCCATGTGGTCGCCAGCATGCCACCGAAGATCACGTAAGCCATCATTAGAAGGCCAACAATCACCACAGCGATGTTGTAGTTCAAACCGAAAAGTAATTTGATCAGCTGACCTGCGCCTACCATCTGTGCGATCAAGTAGAACGCAACAACTACAAGTGAGCTCAGTGCTGCCAAGGTACGTACCGGCTTTTCCTGCAAGCGGAAAGATACCACGTCAGACAGGTTATATTTACCCAGGTTACGCAAACGTTCTGCCACCAGGAACAGTACGATTGGCCAGCCTACCATGAAGCCCAGGGAATACAGCAACCCATCGAAACCGGACAGGAATACCATCGCGGAAATACCAAGGAAGGATGCGGCGGACATATAGTCACCCGCAATCGCCAGGCCATTCTGGAAGCCAGAAATACCACCACCGGCGGTATAGAAGTCTTTAGCACTGGTAGTCTGCTTTGCAGCCCATTTGGTAATAAATAACGTGGCACCAACGAAAATCACAAACATGATAATCGCGTTCCAGTTGGTCGCCTGCTGTTCTGCTGCACCCAGATCCGGGCCAGCCATTGCGATGCCTGAGCTGACTGCCGCTGCAGCCAGGGCGATAAGAGAATTCCATTTCATCTTAGTGTGGTCCTTTTTCATGAGCAATCGCTTCAACTTCGCGCACCGCTTCTTGGTTCAATTGATCAAGTCTGTTATTGGCAATATAGGAATACACACCGCACAGAACAAATGACAGAACAATAATGCCTAGACCCAATGGGATCCCCCACGTGGTCACACCGCCTGAAATGGAAGACAATAGAAATTCTTTGTTGTAGCCTACCAGCAACATAAAGCCGACATAGACAAACAACATGATGGCTGTTAAGGTCCAGCTCAGGTTACGCTTTCTGCGCACCATTTCTTTGAATTTGGGATTCTGTAGAATTCTTTCTACCTGCACCTCATCCATAATTACACTCCTGTAGCCCAACCTTGGGCCTGCTATTTTTTAATTCGAATTATCACCCCATCAAATTAGCAAGCTTGGTCACTGGTTGTAATTTAGACTTTGGTCGTTAAAAAATGATCAATTCAAGTCCTAAAGTGCATGATGCTGTATCATAGCGGCATGCTCGATACATTTAAGGCTATATGAATAGTTGGCTCATCATCGGGGTCCTCACCCTCTATATCGCATTACTCTTTATCTGCGCTTTCTTCGGAGAAAAACACGCGAGTCGCTTGAGTACTCGTGGGCGCATGTTATTGTTTAGCTTAACTTTAGGGGTTTACTGCTCGTCTTGGACCTTCTACGGCGCGACTGGAGCAGCGGTCCGTGAAGGCATCATTTTTCTGCCAATATACTTGGGTCCATTACTGTTTGTTGCCATCGGTTATGATATCTGGCGACGTCTGGGACGGGTTCGTCAGCACCATGCGATTTCCTCCATCGCCGACTTCGTCGCTGCACGTTATGGCAAGAGTGGCCCGCTCGCTTCGCTGGTCACGATTCTGGCCGTCATTGCGATTATTCCTTACCTGGCCTTGCAGTTACGTGCCATTGCCTTAAGTGCCTCCGTGATTTTAGAACCTACCGGTGGGATTGCCAGCACGACCAACAGCGTGCTGTTCCTGACTGGTGTACTGGCGATTCTAGCGATGATTTTCGGTACCCGGCAGATTGCCAATACCGAGCAGCATGGCGGTCTGATGCTGGCGGTGGCTTTTGAATCTTTCGTTAAGCTATTTGCCTTACTAGCCGTCGCGGGCTTTTTTGTCTTTGCTGAACCGAGCAATATTACCCAGATCAGCACTGACATCCGTAGCACTTTCCACGATGTGCAAATGTTCGGCGTACCGGAAAGCTTCTGGGTACAAACCCTGCTGGCTGCCTTAGCGATTATCTGTTTGCCTCGCCAGTTCCACGTTGCCGTAGTCGAGCTACGTGATGAAAAACATATCCGTGGCGCACGTCGCTGGTTTGCCATCTATCTGACTCTAACTACTATTGCGATTATTCCAATTGCCAGCTGGGCACTACATGCCGCACCGCATTATCTGGCGATTCCGGATGTCGCAGTGTTGTCTCTGCCGCTCAGTTACAACCAGGACTGGCTCACCTTACTAGCCTTCCTTGGCGGTTTCTCGGCATCCACCGGCATGCTGCTGGTGTCATCTGTGGCGCTGTCCATCATGCTCAGTAATGACCTGATCATGCCCGCACTCTGGCGTACAAATCTGATTTCACGGCATGACAAACGCCTGCCATTAGTACTGAAATTTACCCGTCGCGTCTGCATTCTTGCCGTGATGCTGCTGGGCTTTCTGTTCTATAACTTCTTTAATGATATCGATCAGCTGTCCGTATTTGGCTTGTTAGCATTTAGTGCTGTGGCGCAGTTCGCCCCTGCCCTGATTGGTGGTCTGTACTGGCGTGGCGGCAGTAAACAGGGGGTTTATGCCGGCCTGCTCACTGGCTTTGCGCTATGGGCCTATACCTTACTGTTGCCGACCATTCTGCGTAGCCTACCAGTACAGTTCCAACAGTTTAGTCAGGACTTTCTGAATTTCGGCCCATTCGGCTGGAACTGGTTGCGTCCGGAAGCGCTAATTGGTTTTGAGTCATTCAATTCTTTAACCCATGGGGTTGTCTGGTCACTGGGCCTGAATTTGCTACTGTATGTCTGGGTGTCACGAATTTTCCGTCCAAGCGTGGCGGAACAGATTCAGGCAGAAAGTTTCTTCTATTATGAAACCAAACCGTTGCCATCGCAGAGCCCAACTACGGATGTGAGCTATTCCCATCAGGATGTCGCACGTTTGAAAGTCGGTGACCTGATTACTCTGGCCAAGCGTATTACCGGTGAAGAACCGACCATGCGTGCATTCAAACAGTTCTGTACCCAGAATAATGTCGAACTGAATGAAAGCAGTAGTGCTAATGGCATGTGGTGGCGTTTTACCGAACAGTATCTGGCGGGAACGATTGGTGCCGCTTCGGCACGTACCCTGCTGACCACGGCGATGGTGAATAATGGTCTGGCACTCGGCCAGGTCGCCAACATTCTCGACCAGGCATCGCAATGGCAGCGTTTTAACCAGAACCTGATCATGACCATGATCGACCATATGACCCAAGGGGTCAGCGTCGTCGATGAAAACATGTGTCTGGTAGCCTGGAACAACCAGTACCTGAAGCTGTTCGATTATCCAAAAGATATTGTTTATGTTGGTTGTCCGATTGCCGATCTGATTCGTTATAACGCTGAGCGTGGTGAATGTGGCCCGGGTTCAGTCGAAGAACATGTGCGAAAACGGATTCACTGGATGCAGGTCGGTAGCGCACATGAATTCGAGCGAATCCGTAAAGATGGCCGTGTGATCCAGATGCGCGGGAACCCGATTGAAGGCGGTGGTTTCGTAACGACCTTTGCCGACATTACCGCCTTCCGTGAAAATGAAGCCGTGCTGGAAGCACGCGTGCGTGAACGTACCCAGCAGCTGGCTGATGCTTTATCTGAACAGCAACTGGCCCGTGAACAGGCGGACAAGGCCAATATGTCCAAGAGCCGCTTTATTGCGGCAGCCAGTCATGACCTGCTCCAGCCAATGCATGCGGCACGTCTGTTCAGTACTGCGCTGGAACAAAGTGTCCAGAGTGAAGAAGACCGCAAAACCTTGCAGCAACTGGACCGTGCGCTGCATGGTGCCGAAAGCATGCTCTCCGCCCTGCTCGATATCGCGCGTTTAGAAGGCGGTACGATTCAGCCGAAACGTCAGGCTTATCCATTGCATGACCTGCTCAGCGATCTGGAACTGCAATTTAAGTCGATTGCAGCCCAGCGTGGCATCAAACTCAGCGTACACGATGCCCAGTTCTGGATTGATACCGATCCGCAATGGATTCGCCGGATTATCCAGAACTTTGTCAGCAATGCACTGCGTTATACCGCACGCGGTAAAGTCGTAGTCGGTGTGCTGCGTTCCAGTACCCGCCCCAACCATATCCGCATTGGCGTCTGGGATACCGGTCCAGGCATTGCTGAAGAACAGCGCATCAAGCTGTTCCAGGAATTCGAACGCTGCGGCCATACTTCACCTTGGGGTGAACAGGGCCTCGGCCTTGGCCTGGCCATCGTACAGCGTATGACCAGCATGCTGGACTATCCAGTGCATGTTTATTCCGAACTGGGCAAAGGTTCCTGCTTCATGATTGACGTACCGCTGACCGAGGCTCCAAAAGTCGTGGCAGCACCGGTACAGGCGGTTCCGCTGAAATCCAAAGCCTTTAAAGTCCTGTGTCTGGACAATGATGAAACCATTCTGGAAGGCATGTCGACCCTGCTGACCAAATGGGGCTATCAGGTATTTAAGGCAACTGAGCCGGAACAGGCACAAGAACTGATCAAGCAGGAAAATATTCAAGTCTGGTTAGTGGATCAGCACCTGAATAATGACAAGCGTGGTCTGGACTTTATTATGGCAAATCGCCAAAACGATGTGCCAGTCGCCTTGATCACTGCAGATTCTGATCCGGAACTGCCGCAACAGCTGAAAGATTTAAATATCGTGCTGCTGAAAAAGCCACTGAAACCAGCATCGCTACGTTCCTGGTTATCCGGTTTGAAAATTTCAGATCGCTAAGATTATTAAACTTTTCTGGTGCCTGTTTTACCTAGCGTAAAGCAGGCATTTTTATTGCAATTGTCACAAAAAATTTCAATATTTGCCTAATTTTCAAAGCTATGGGCCAAAAGCATCAAAATCCGGCTCAAAATCTGGATATGGATTGACTAAAAATATCATTTTAAAAATCGCTATGGCAAAACCTCACTATTGTTGCTATCAACCTGTGTAAGCTTGGTTAAAATTTTGTAAGTTGTTATTTTTAATAAACTAATAATACCTTAAGGTCATAATTTAAACTTTAGTCGTACTTTCCTAACCCAGGTTTTAGCCCCGAAAATAGGAATCAAGAAACGATCAGTTTCAACCATGTCGATCACCCTCATCCCCCATGGCAGCTGATCAGTTATTACTGCATAAAGGATGACGAATCATGAGCTTAGATACTACCCCTGATATTGATCTGAATCAGAACCGACAATTTCACCGCCAGTATGGTGCCAATGCCATGCTGCCTGACATCGATTGGACCAAGCTGTTCAAATACAGCAAGCTGAATGAAGCCCAGGTCGAGGCACTCGAAACTTTATATCAATGTGCAGTCCCTCTCGCCCTGCAGGTATTCGATGAACTGCGTTTCGACGTATTTGAACCATATGCTTACAAGCCACAAGGCTTAGGTCTGTTCGAGCGTCTGGCTGAACAGGAAGACAAGCTGATCCAGTCTCTGGAAGAAGCATCAGCAGAACTAAGCAAGCATACCCGTCACCAGATCTGGAGCATGCTACTGCGTGGCGGTGCGGTACTGGTGTTTAAAGCCTGGCTCGGTAAAGTCAAAACCGGCGAAGACCAGCTGGATACTAACCAGTTTGATGAACTGTCAAAACTGCTGTTTATCAAGACCCCGCCACATGAACTGGCAGAACGCCTGCGCGTGGAACCAATGGCGAACTATGATCATGTGTTCCTGATGTATGGCAATGACGTCTATCTGGACCGCTTCAACAGTCTGGAAACCGCAGCCTTATTTGTCGATCTTGGCGTATATGATGCCGCTTTCCTGAGCCTGCGTGATGACCGCGTGGCAGAATACTTAATTGATAAAGGTTATGTCAGCCAAGAACAGATTGATGAATTGCAATGCGCGCTAAATCCACTGTTCTGTGCAGACCTGACACCTAAACAGGATTGCATCGCCTAATCACTTCTATATAGGCAATAAAAAAGACCTCGCTTGAGGTCTTTTTTTGTCGCTTGAGAAAGCTTAGATTTTCTTTTCTTCAATATTCAGCGCGTTGATCGCCAGTACCGCCTGGGTACGGTTTTGCACACCCAGCTTACGGAAGATAGCAGTCACATGTGCCTTAATAGT is from Acinetobacter sp. ANC 7912 and encodes:
- a CDS encoding PAS domain-containing hybrid sensor histidine kinase/response regulator, yielding MNSWLIIGVLTLYIALLFICAFFGEKHASRLSTRGRMLLFSLTLGVYCSSWTFYGATGAAVREGIIFLPIYLGPLLFVAIGYDIWRRLGRVRQHHAISSIADFVAARYGKSGPLASLVTILAVIAIIPYLALQLRAIALSASVILEPTGGIASTTNSVLFLTGVLAILAMIFGTRQIANTEQHGGLMLAVAFESFVKLFALLAVAGFFVFAEPSNITQISTDIRSTFHDVQMFGVPESFWVQTLLAALAIICLPRQFHVAVVELRDEKHIRGARRWFAIYLTLTTIAIIPIASWALHAAPHYLAIPDVAVLSLPLSYNQDWLTLLAFLGGFSASTGMLLVSSVALSIMLSNDLIMPALWRTNLISRHDKRLPLVLKFTRRVCILAVMLLGFLFYNFFNDIDQLSVFGLLAFSAVAQFAPALIGGLYWRGGSKQGVYAGLLTGFALWAYTLLLPTILRSLPVQFQQFSQDFLNFGPFGWNWLRPEALIGFESFNSLTHGVVWSLGLNLLLYVWVSRIFRPSVAEQIQAESFFYYETKPLPSQSPTTDVSYSHQDVARLKVGDLITLAKRITGEEPTMRAFKQFCTQNNVELNESSSANGMWWRFTEQYLAGTIGAASARTLLTTAMVNNGLALGQVANILDQASQWQRFNQNLIMTMIDHMTQGVSVVDENMCLVAWNNQYLKLFDYPKDIVYVGCPIADLIRYNAERGECGPGSVEEHVRKRIHWMQVGSAHEFERIRKDGRVIQMRGNPIEGGGFVTTFADITAFRENEAVLEARVRERTQQLADALSEQQLAREQADKANMSKSRFIAAASHDLLQPMHAARLFSTALEQSVQSEEDRKTLQQLDRALHGAESMLSALLDIARLEGGTIQPKRQAYPLHDLLSDLELQFKSIAAQRGIKLSVHDAQFWIDTDPQWIRRIIQNFVSNALRYTARGKVVVGVLRSSTRPNHIRIGVWDTGPGIAEEQRIKLFQEFERCGHTSPWGEQGLGLGLAIVQRMTSMLDYPVHVYSELGKGSCFMIDVPLTEAPKVVAAPVQAVPLKSKAFKVLCLDNDETILEGMSTLLTKWGYQVFKATEPEQAQELIKQENIQVWLVDQHLNNDKRGLDFIMANRQNDVPVALITADSDPELPQQLKDLNIVLLKKPLKPASLRSWLSGLKISDR